In Erigeron canadensis isolate Cc75 chromosome 1, C_canadensis_v1, whole genome shotgun sequence, a single window of DNA contains:
- the LOC122585826 gene encoding RING-H2 finger protein ATL22-like has translation MMELNIHILHLLLFIFTFTFFIFLKPTSGADDDDCLPASCGLSEPKIRFPFRLIGRQPPRCGFPGFDLFCDNNNLTNIRLPSSRSFVVTRISYVTQVIFIDPEFCRPNRMADVNAIDTPFESSKERSYTFYNCSVQSFGFMYPAVPFPCLSSVNYSVIAVRTGLVSTPTNCVKVKEIIVPVRWNGDFRQELELRWFTPDCRSCEFENRACGLKSDDGQTTCLGASRGIPRGAKYGLSIGIGVPALVCIIGLVCYTASRVRDYNETHHQSIDLFSIAIIPQPTTRTGLDGATIESYPKTLLGESCRLPNDDGTCAICLSDYKPKESLRTIPECNHYFHADCIDEWLKLNATCPVCRNSPQSSSLVTPCSSASSTSSTSVDS, from the exons ATGATGGAGCTGAACATCCATATTCTCCATCTATTATTATTCATATTCACTTTCACCTTCTTCATCTTTCTCAAACCAACCTCCGGAGCCGACGACGATGACTGCTTACCAGCCTCTTGCGGCCTTTCCGAACCCAAAATTCGATTCCCGTTCCGCCTCATAGGCCGCCAACCGCCCCGCTGCGGCTTCCCCGGTTTCGACCTCTTCTGTGACAACAATAACTTAACTAATATTCGTCTTCCCTCGTCTCGGTCATTTGTGGTCACCAGAATCTCCTACGTTACACAG gtgATATTTATAGATCCGGAATTCTGTAGGCCAAACAGAATGGCGGATGTAAATGCAATTGACACACCCTTCGAGTCCAGCAAAGAACGAAGCTACACATTTTACAACTGCTCGGTACAGAGTTTCGGGTTCATGTATCCGGCGGTGCCGTTTCCGTGTCTAAGCAGTGTGAATTACTCGGTGATAGCTGTACGGACGGGGCTGGTGAGTACGCCTACGAATTGTGTAAAAGTGAAAGAGATAATAGTGCCGGTGAGATGGAATGGGGATTTTAGACAGGAATTGGAGTTGAGATGGTTTACACCTGATTGTAGATCTTGTGAATTCGAAAATAGAGCTTGTGGTTTGAAGAGTGATGATGGTCAGACTACCTGTCTTGGTGCTTCTCGTG GCATTCCACGGGGAGCTAAATACGGATTAAGCATAGGCATTGGGGTACCTGCATTAGTATGCATCATTGGGCTTGTATGCTACACGGCTTCTagagttagagactataatgaAACTCACCACCAAAGTATTGACCTCTTCTCCATTGCTATCATCCCACAACCAACCACTAGAACGGGCTTAGACGGAGCCACAATTGAGTCATACCCAAAGACCTTGCTCGGGGAAAGTTGTAGATTACCTAATGACGACGGTACTTGTGCTATTTGTCTTTCAGACTACAAGCCTAAAGAGTCGTTAAGGACAATCCCGGAATGTAATCATTACTTTCACGCGGATTGCATAGATGAGTGGCTTAAGTTAAACGCAACGTGTCCAGTATGTCGGAATTCACCCCAAAGTTCATCATTGGTTACACCATGTTCTTCGGCATCATCCACATCATCCACCTCTGTAGATTCGTAG
- the LOC122583324 gene encoding internalin I: MADRSFSIEEGSESPLVRLCLEAATQSGAAVETWRRQRRTLERLPSHLAGALLHRLLKRRLVYPSLLEVFKYSVEKVDLRGESCVDAEWMAYLGAFHYLYSLNISDCHKINSSALWSLSGMNCLKELDLSRCSKVNDVGIRHLLSIQTIEKLFISETSVTTNGVMLLSSLTRLSKLDLGGLFISDMALTSLQVLTHLHHLDLWGNDITNKGACILVNFPNLAFLNLAWTKVTVLPTISSIKCLNMSNCTIQSVLNGEGNKARLEKFIVAGALFKDIANTFSYFDSSFLSYVDLSNSSLRDLSFLPCMHVLEYLDVSFNLIGDDSAQFIASVGANLKTLNLSNTRVSSAGVAIFTGHVPKLETISLDSTRIDDLAITYIGMIPSLKVVNMKGTNVRGLIQQTGGDAECVLSLAAFENLKQLEKLDLEETPLRDEGISPVSNFKQLTHLSLRSSFLTDSSLHHLSSIPNLITLSMRDAVLTNAAIDSFNPSPSLQVLDLTGCWLLTKDALLSFIQCHPEIVVKHELVSTFLSDSEGTKYTSPSRTSMRRLEQRRFSSSPLKPEMSTIIDQRLKYSRAELLSLQFASTSVVPPSHPEISPK; this comes from the exons ATGGCGGATCGAAGCTTTTCGATAGAAGAAGGATCGGAAAGTCCACTTGTTCGTTTATGCTTGGAAGCCGCCACACAAAGCGGAGCCGCCGTGGAAACATGGCGGAGACAGCGCCGGACTCTCGAACGGTTGCCGTCTCATCTCGCTGGAGCTTTACTTCACCGGCTTCTCAAACGCCGCCTTGTATATCCATCTCTTCTcga AGTGTTCAAATATAGTGTGGAGAAGGTGGATCTGAGAGGCGAGAGCTGTGTTGATGCAGAATGGATGGCGTATCTCGGTGCTTTTCATTACTTGTACTCTTTGAACATTTCTGATTGTCATAAAATCAACAGTTCTGCACTTTGGTCTCTCTCGG GTATGAATTGCTTAAAAGAGCTGGACCTTTCTAGATGCTCTAAAGTTAATGATGTTGGTATCAGGCATTTACTGTCTATTCAAACCATCGAAAAGCTATTCATATCAGAAACAAGTGTCACCACGAATGGTGTTATGCTTCTCTCTTCACTTACAAGATTATCTAAGTTGGATTTGGGAGGTTTGTTTATTAGTGACATGGCCCTTACATCTCTTCAG GTCTTGACACATTTACATCACCTTGATCTATGGGGTAATGACATAACCAACAAAGGCGCTTGTATTCTTGTGAATTTCCCAAATCTAGCTTTTCTAAACCTGGCTTGGACCAAAGTCACAGTGTTGCCAACCATCAGCTCCATTAAATGCCTGAACATGAGCAATTGCACTATACAATCTGTATTAAATGGAGAAGGCAATAAGGCTCGGTTAGAAAAGTTTATTGTTGCTGGAGCTTTGTTCAAAGATATTGCCAACACCTTTTCATACTTTGATTCCAGCTTCCTATCTTACGTAGACTTATCAAACTCCTCTCTTCGTGATCTATCCTTTTTGCCGTGCATGCATGTCCTAGAATATTTGGATGTCAGTTTTAACTTGATTGGAGATGACTCAGCTCAATTTATAGCGTCTGTAGGAGCGAACTTGAAAACTTTGAATCTAAGCAATACGAGAGTTAGCTCAGCTGGAGTTGCAATCTTTACAGGCCATGTTCCAAAACTAGAAACCATATCATTGGATTCTACAAGAATTGATGATCTTGCTATCACATACATTGGCATGATACCTTCATTGAAAGTTGTCAACATGAAGGGCACTAATGTTAGAG GTCTGATCCAACAAACTGGTGGAGATGCAGAATGTGTTCTTTCTTTGGCAGCGTTTGAAAATCTCAAACAGTTAGAAAAATTAGATCTGGAAGAGACCCCTCTTAGGGATGAAGGAATCAGTCCCGtatcaaattttaaacaacTTACACATCTTTCACTTAGAAGCAGTTTCCTAACAGACTCCTCACTACATCACTTGTCATCAATTCCCAACTTGATCACTCTCAGTATGCGAGATGCTGTTCTAACCAATGCAGCAATTGATTCTTTCAATCCTTCACCATCACTACAAGTGCTTGACTTGACTGGGTGTTGGCTACTGACCAAAGATGCCCTTTTGTCATTTATTCAGTGCCATCCAGAGATTGTAGTAAAGCATGAACTTGTAAGCACTTTTCTATCAGACAGTGAGGGCACCAAATATACTTCTCCGTCTCGAACAAGTATGAGGCGTCTAGAGCAGAGAAGATTTTCGTCATCTCCACTCAAACCTGAGATGTCTACCATCATAG ACCAGAGGTTGAAATATAGCAGAGCTGAACTACTATCCCTGCAGTTTGCATCTACATCGGTTGTTCCTCCCAGTCATCCAGAGATCTCACCGAAGTAG
- the LOC122584791 gene encoding long chain acyl-CoA synthetase 4-like has protein sequence MEQKKYIIEVEPGIEAKDGRPSMGPVYRSIFAKDGFPPPIDGLDSCWDIFRMSAEKYPDNKMLGTREFVDGKHGKYVWMTYKEVYDKVIQAGNAIRACGVEPGGKCGIYGVNCAAWIMSMEACNAHGLHCIPLYDTLGAGAVEFIIGHAEVSIAFVEEKKIPELLKAFPNAGQYLKTIVSFGQVTPEQKEQVKNFGSAIHSWDEFLALGKDKNFDLPVKKKTDICTIMYTSGTTGDPKGVLISNNSIVTLIAGVRRLLESANESLSADDVYLSFLPLAHIFGRVIEECFIHHGGSIGFWRGDVKLLTDDIGELKPTIFCAVPRVLDRIYSGLQQKITSGSFFKNKLFNLAYSYKLYNMKGGSKHEEASVLSDKLVFGKVKQGLGGRVRIILSGAAPLAPHVEGFLKVVACCHVLQGYGLTETCAGSFVSLPNEMSMLGTVGPPVPNLDARLESVPEMNYDALSSTPQGEICIRGGTLFSGYYKREDLTEEVLIDGWFHTGDIGEWQPDGSMKVIDRKKNIFKLAQGEYVAVENLENVYALVPAVDEVWVYGNSFESCLVTVVNPNKNAFESWAKTNDVSGDFDSLCQNPKAKEYILGELTRIGKEKKLKGFEFIKAVHLDHVPFDIERDLLTPTLKKKRPQMQKYYQSIIDDMYKSMKQ, from the exons atggagCAGAAGAAATATATCATAGAAGTTGAACCCGGCATCGAGGCCAAAGATGGACGTCCATCGATGGGACCTGTTTATCGTAGTATCTTTGCGAAAGATGGTTTTCCGCCTCCCATTGATGGTTTGGATTCCTGTTGGGATATTTTCCG CATGTCAGCAGAAAAATATCCAGATAACAAGATGCTTGGCACTCGTGAATTTGTAGACGGGAAG CATGGAAAATATGTGTGGATGACATACAAAGAAGTATATGATAAAGTGATACAGGCTGGGAATGCTATCCGTGCTTGTGGAGTTGAGCCA GGAGGAAAGTGTGGAATTTATGGTGTCAATTGTGCAGCATGGATAATGAGCATGGAG GCATGTAATGCTCATGGATTGCACTGCATACCATTATATGATACATTAG GTGCTGGTGCGGTGGAATTCATCATAGGCCATGCCGaggtttcaattgcttttgtagAAGAGAAAAAGATCCCTGAG CTGTTAAAAGCATTCCCGAATGCTGGACAATATCTGAAAA CAATTGTGAGCTTTGGACAAGTTACCCCTGAACAAAAAGAACAAGTCAAAAACTTTGGTTCAGCAATCCACTCATGGGACGAGTTCTTGGCATTA GGGAAAGACAAAAATTTTGATCTGCCAGTGAAGAAGAAAACCGACATTTGTACCATCATGTACACTAGTGGAACGACTGGTGATCCCAAGGGTGTTCTGATTTCTAACAACAGCATTGTAACACTTATAGCTGGTGTTCGTCGTCTGCTAGAGTCTGCTAATGAGTCG TTAAGTGCAGATGATGTATATCTGTCATTTCTCCCTCTGGCACATATCTTTGGTCGGGTGATTGAAGAATGTTTCATACATCATGGGGGTTCCATTGGTTTCTGGCGAGGG GATGTGAAATTACTGACTGATGACATAGGGGAGCTGAAACCTACCATTTTCTGTGCTGTCCCTCGGGTCTTAGATAGAATTTATTCAG GCTTGCAACAGAAGATCACGTCTGGGagtttctttaaaaataaattgtttaATTTAGCTTATTCATA TAAGCTGTATAACATGAAGGGTGGAAGTAAACATGAAGAGGCGTCTGTATTAAGTGACAAACTTGTTTTCGGCAAG GTTAAGCAGGGCTTAGGTGGAAGGGTACGCATTATACTATCTGGAGCAGCCCCACTTGCTCCTCATGTAGAAGGTTTTCTGAAAGTGGTCGCATGCTGCCACGTCCTACAAGGATATG GGCTGACTGAGACGTGTGCTGGATCATTTGTGTCACTGCCTAATGAAATGAGCATGTTGGGTACGGTGGGACCACCAGTACCAAATTTGGACGCTCGTTTGGAGTCGGTTCCAGAAATGAATTATGATGCTCTTTCAAGTACACCACAAGGGGAAATATGCATAAGGGGGGGTACATTGTTTTCAGGCTACTACAAGCGTGAGGACCTTACCGAAGAGGTCTTAATTGATGGCTGGTTCCATACAG GTGATATTGGCGAGTGGCAACCAGATGGAAGCATGAAAGTTATCGACCGCAAGAAAAACATTTTTAAGCTTGCACAGGGAGAATATGTAGCAGTTGAAAACTTGGAGAATGTCTATGCACTTGTTCCTGCTGTTGATGAA GTATGGGTATATGGGAATAGCTTTGAGTCATGTCTTGTCACAGTTGTAAACCCCAATAAGAACGCCTTTGAAAGTTGGGCCAAAACGAATGATGTATCTGGAGATTTTGATTCCTTGTGTCAAAATCCTAAGGCTAAAGAGTACATACTAGGAGAGTTAACTAGAATCGGGAAAGAGAAAAAG TTAAAAGGCTTTGAGTTCATTAAAGCGGTTCACCTAGATCATGTACCATTTGACATTGAACGTGACCTTTTGACCCCGACGTTAAAGAAAAAGAGGCCCCAGATGCAGAAATATTATCAG AGTATAATTGATGATATGTACAAGAGCATGAAGCAGTGA